The segment TCACACGCATGGGGGTTCAGACGCTTTGGTACGCATAAAGATGCCTATATTAGAGAAATGATCAGAACGCCGCCTTACAAAGCTTATATCGATGCTATGGAGCAGGTTTCTGAAGCAGCATTGCAGAAATTAACGGCACGGGAGCGCATGTTATTACTCAAGTCACGCACGGCGTTTATATATGTCGATAGCTGGGGAGAATCGGCCCCCTTTGAGGATATTTCCAGTGCATTACATACAGCAACGATCGATACATTACCAAAGAACTTAGTGAAAAAGTTTTCGGTGACGGACTTCACTTGCAAAATCAGAGGGGAAAAACAGTCTCTGGTACAAGCAATGCAGGTTGCAGAGGATTATCTTAACTGGCAGGTGTTTGATTATGTGGTGATCTGCGCGGCTTATCGGGCAGTACCGGTGCTGGTGTTTTCTGAAGAAGATATTCGCTGCCCAGAAAAGGGAAAAAACAGACGGGAAAGCGGTGTAATGAATTTGTCGGTTGAGCGCGTGGGATGCTTTATTTT is part of the Pantoea phytobeneficialis genome and harbors:
- a CDS encoding ATP-binding protein is translated as MYLSSFSMLEPQDGIYIYYPCWLNVWESHLYKQALKSTGSHAWGFRRFGTHKDAYIREMIRTPPYKAYIDAMEQVSEAALQKLTARERMLLLKSRTAFIYVDSWGESAPFEDISSALHTATIDTLPKNLVKKFSVTDFTCKIRGEKQSLVQAMQVAEDYLNWQVFDYVVICAAYRAVPVLVFSEEDIRCPEKGKNRRESGVMNLSVERVGCFIFSRREAELSVNCGGYSIPDDNRKLIRQLVENHQDINLFSFSGLRKGAAEQELLKNGNSSVFDVINLIDTYGGSGCLSPALSWIYLEQQAREHGKMRTLVPDNFGGYNWFDTRY